The following proteins are encoded in a genomic region of Roseinatronobacter sp. S2:
- a CDS encoding response regulator → MDGTVLVADDDRTIRTVLTQALTRAGCKVHATSSLTTLLRWVEEGRGDLVITDVMMPDGNGIEMIPKISQERPDLPVIVISAQNTIMTAIQANEVDAHDYLPKPFDLPELLKRAGAAMKNRRLMSSTEVVNRPASAPPRGDVLSMDGLPLVGRTPVMQELYRLIARVINSAMPVLITGESGTGKSLIARTLHDLSDRRGQPFISATSEDFRSPDGAQTLLSRVRGGTLLFDELGSYDDEAQLRAARVLDMVQDDGPRIMATAQSNLAKALAEGKLREDLYYRLGGVTLNVPALRERIDDLEPLAQHFLGQAAEDGAIQRKLSPDALELVRAYSWPGNVRQLQNTLRRLTLTGVEAVISRTEMETALKSQPSAAAIGANFSGETLSEAVARHLRRYFDLHGQDLPPPGLHARILREIETPLIEIALDATGGNQARCADLLGINRNTLRKKITELEIEVSRRRKLT, encoded by the coding sequence ATGGACGGAACTGTCCTTGTCGCTGATGATGACCGAACAATCCGAACCGTATTGACGCAGGCGCTGACGCGAGCAGGCTGCAAGGTCCATGCGACTTCCAGCCTGACAACGCTGTTGCGCTGGGTCGAGGAAGGCCGCGGCGATCTGGTGATTACAGATGTCATGATGCCAGACGGCAACGGGATCGAAATGATCCCGAAAATCAGTCAGGAACGTCCTGACCTGCCGGTTATCGTGATTTCAGCGCAAAACACCATCATGACTGCCATTCAGGCCAATGAAGTGGATGCGCATGATTACCTGCCCAAACCCTTTGACCTGCCGGAATTGCTGAAGCGGGCAGGGGCTGCGATGAAGAACCGCAGGCTGATGTCGTCGACCGAAGTTGTCAACCGCCCCGCATCGGCGCCACCGCGTGGTGATGTTCTAAGTATGGACGGGCTGCCGCTGGTCGGGCGCACACCTGTGATGCAGGAACTGTACCGGCTGATTGCGCGGGTCATCAATTCGGCCATGCCGGTTCTGATAACGGGGGAGTCGGGCACAGGGAAATCCTTGATCGCGCGTACCCTGCATGATTTGTCTGACCGGCGCGGCCAGCCCTTCATCAGCGCCACATCCGAAGATTTCCGTTCGCCCGATGGCGCGCAAACGTTGTTGTCGCGGGTGCGCGGGGGCACATTGTTATTCGATGAACTGGGCAGCTATGACGACGAGGCGCAGTTGCGTGCCGCGCGCGTTCTGGACATGGTGCAGGATGACGGCCCGCGCATCATGGCAACCGCGCAGTCAAACCTTGCCAAGGCACTGGCCGAAGGAAAACTGCGCGAAGATTTGTATTACCGCCTTGGCGGGGTCACGCTGAATGTGCCTGCCTTGCGCGAACGCATTGATGATCTGGAACCGCTTGCGCAGCATTTTCTGGGGCAGGCCGCCGAAGACGGGGCCATCCAGCGTAAACTGTCGCCTGATGCACTGGAACTTGTGCGGGCCTATTCCTGGCCCGGCAATGTGCGCCAGTTGCAAAACACCTTGCGTCGCCTGACACTGACAGGTGTAGAGGCGGTGATTTCGCGCACTGAAATGGAAACTGCGCTGAAAAGCCAGCCAAGCGCCGCTGCAATCGGGGCGAATTTCAGCGGGGAAACCCTGTCCGAGGCGGTGGCGCGCCATCTGCGGCGGTATTTTGACCTGCATGGTCAGGATTTGCCGCCGCCGGGGCTGCATGCGCGTATTTTGCGTGAAATCGAAACACCGCTGATCGAAATTGCGTTGGATGCGACTGGGGGCAATCAGGCGCGCTGTGCTGATCTGTTGGGAATTAACCGCAACACATTGCGCAAGAAGATCACCGAACTGGAAATTGAAGTATCGCGCAGGCGCAAACTGACGTGA
- a CDS encoding nitrogen regulation protein NR(II) yields the protein MTPPVTGAIWSALPLPALMVGVVKGQETIVDCNPSAEQFLGVSRRGVLDRALAQLMQMDASLDVALERCRANRAPVFINDVHLTIGIRAPVQCSLQLALIGDSQDLVLLLINPREIAGKLGQAEGIRQSARSVIGMSQMLAHEIKNPLAGIAGAAQLLSMNLRAEDRELTDLIVEETQRIVKLLNQVEQFGNQRPPDCGPVNIHDVLERARRSAAVGFAAHMRITDSYDPSLPPVWADPDQLLQVFLNLLKNASQVQPAGGRIRIKTYFEQSLRVRGGHGEDVALPIHIEIIDDGPGLPEDIAGDIFDPFVSGRENGTGLGLALVSKIISAHTGWISVDSKPGRTVFRISLPRAPQAPQEPIPTEYA from the coding sequence ATGACACCACCGGTTACAGGGGCAATCTGGTCTGCGCTTCCCTTGCCTGCGCTGATGGTCGGGGTGGTGAAAGGCCAGGAAACTATTGTGGACTGCAACCCTTCGGCCGAGCAGTTTCTGGGCGTGTCGCGGCGCGGCGTGCTGGACCGCGCATTGGCGCAGCTTATGCAAATGGATGCGTCGCTGGATGTCGCCCTGGAGCGGTGCCGGGCCAATCGCGCGCCGGTTTTCATCAACGATGTGCATCTGACCATTGGCATCCGCGCGCCGGTTCAGTGCTCGTTGCAACTGGCGCTTATCGGGGACAGTCAGGATCTGGTGTTGTTGCTGATCAACCCGCGCGAAATCGCGGGCAAGCTGGGTCAGGCAGAAGGTATCCGCCAATCCGCGCGATCGGTCATCGGCATGTCGCAGATGCTGGCGCATGAAATCAAGAACCCGCTGGCAGGGATTGCAGGGGCCGCGCAGCTTTTGTCGATGAACCTGCGCGCTGAGGACCGTGAACTGACCGATCTGATTGTCGAGGAAACACAGCGTATTGTGAAACTTCTCAATCAGGTGGAACAGTTTGGAAACCAGCGCCCGCCAGATTGTGGGCCGGTCAATATTCACGATGTGCTGGAACGCGCGCGCCGGTCCGCTGCGGTAGGTTTTGCCGCGCATATGCGCATTACCGACAGTTATGACCCGTCATTGCCGCCTGTCTGGGCCGATCCTGACCAGTTGTTGCAGGTGTTTCTGAACCTGTTGAAAAATGCATCACAGGTCCAGCCCGCCGGTGGGCGGATACGCATCAAGACCTATTTCGAGCAATCGCTGAGGGTGCGCGGTGGCCATGGCGAGGATGTGGCCCTGCCCATCCATATTGAAATTATAGATGACGGGCCAGGCCTGCCTGAAGACATTGCGGGTGACATTTTCGACCCCTTCGTGTCCGGGCGGGAAAATGGCACAGGTCTGGGGCTTGCCTTGGTGTCCAAGATCATATCAGCGCATACCGGCTGGATCAGCGTAGACAGCAAACCTGGCCGGACCGTGTTTCGAATTTCCCTACCCCGCGCGCCGCAGGCGCCGCAGGAGCCAATCCCAACGGAGTATGCCTGA
- a CDS encoding PAS domain-containing sensor histidine kinase — protein MTQDTGAAGRFSRLWNPRFSAVATVLLILLGPALVLLTLLALGPLSETVESSGLFLILLADLVYILIAAGLVAVRVARLVAARRSDSAGSKLHLRLSTLFAAIALVPTITVAVFAALTVNVGLEGWFSDRVQRVVGASLAAAEAYQFEQERDLRVDTRELAEYLDTARRVFPFMDEGDLRNLLSEGQAGIQRGLRVAFVVDGTGELRSRGERSYRFNFTPPEPDSIAASRDDIVVIRDWQNNEFRAIVALNNFVDRYLYVAREVDGEILSLLDETRETVALYQQLEQERGQLLFQFAALYLGFALILILGAVWLGLSFAERLARPVGRLAEAAQRVGAGDFDVQVELARSDDEITLLGRVFNQMTTQLKGQHETLVENNRQIEARRRLFDSVLGSVTAGVIGLDAQGRLDFINKAGEALIEADADMAHDCALADVVPEFAPLLGRLQGGQVALGRVQEEVRLSRSGRLETLLVRVAERRRSDGRLEGYVVAFDDVSDLVSAQRMAAWGDVARRIAHEIKNPLTPIQLSAERIDRKFSRKLDTEDAESLTQLTSVIVRQTNDLRRIVDEFSRFARMPEPDRRAHDLVAILRDCIVLQESGQPDVRFISDLPDTPLVLDVDDTMMAQALTNLIKNAGEATEARRDAEGAAAYVPEIRISLAVHDAGLKITICDNGIGLPEDRARLFEPYVTTRTEGTGLGLSIVRKIIEEHGGTLRLEDAPVFDGCDHRGAMAVINLPLLTAAEQNLTTNETHNGEVGA, from the coding sequence TTGACGCAAGATACAGGGGCTGCGGGGCGGTTTTCGCGCCTTTGGAACCCGCGTTTTTCAGCAGTTGCGACTGTGTTGCTTATATTGCTTGGGCCAGCACTGGTTTTGTTGACCCTGCTTGCCCTTGGCCCGCTTAGCGAAACGGTCGAATCCAGCGGCTTGTTCCTTATTCTTCTGGCCGATCTAGTCTATATCCTGATTGCTGCGGGCCTTGTCGCTGTGCGGGTGGCGCGGCTGGTTGCGGCGCGGCGGTCTGATTCTGCGGGGTCGAAGTTGCATTTGCGGCTGTCGACATTGTTTGCGGCAATCGCGCTGGTGCCCACAATTACAGTTGCGGTGTTCGCCGCGTTAACAGTGAATGTCGGTCTGGAAGGATGGTTTTCGGACCGTGTGCAGCGCGTCGTCGGCGCATCCCTTGCCGCAGCAGAGGCGTATCAGTTTGAACAGGAACGCGATCTGCGCGTCGATACCCGCGAGTTGGCAGAGTATCTGGACACGGCGCGGCGCGTCTTTCCGTTCATGGATGAAGGAGATTTGCGCAACCTGTTGTCCGAAGGGCAGGCCGGTATCCAGCGCGGGTTGCGCGTGGCATTCGTGGTGGATGGCACAGGTGAATTGCGTTCGCGCGGGGAGAGGTCCTACAGGTTTAATTTCACGCCACCGGAACCGGATTCGATTGCCGCATCACGCGATGATATTGTTGTCATAAGAGATTGGCAAAACAATGAGTTCCGCGCCATTGTTGCTTTGAATAATTTTGTTGACCGCTATCTTTACGTCGCCCGCGAAGTGGATGGCGAAATTCTATCGCTGCTGGATGAAACGCGCGAAACGGTGGCGCTGTATCAGCAACTGGAACAGGAACGCGGGCAGTTGCTGTTTCAGTTTGCAGCACTGTATCTGGGCTTTGCATTGATCCTGATTCTGGGTGCCGTATGGCTGGGCTTGTCCTTTGCCGAACGCCTTGCGCGCCCGGTGGGGCGTCTGGCCGAAGCGGCGCAGCGTGTGGGTGCGGGTGATTTCGATGTGCAGGTCGAACTGGCGCGCAGCGATGACGAGATTACGCTTCTGGGGCGGGTGTTTAACCAGATGACCACGCAGTTGAAGGGCCAGCACGAAACGCTGGTTGAAAACAACCGCCAGATCGAAGCGCGCCGGCGGTTGTTTGACTCCGTACTCGGGTCGGTCACTGCGGGCGTGATCGGGTTGGATGCGCAGGGGCGTCTGGATTTCATCAACAAGGCGGGCGAGGCGCTGATCGAAGCAGATGCAGATATGGCGCATGATTGCGCCCTGGCCGATGTCGTGCCGGAATTCGCGCCCCTTTTGGGGCGTTTGCAGGGCGGTCAGGTTGCCCTTGGACGGGTGCAGGAAGAAGTGCGCCTGTCGCGGTCCGGGCGGTTGGAAACCTTGTTGGTACGCGTGGCCGAACGGCGGCGCAGCGACGGGCGGCTTGAAGGGTATGTCGTGGCCTTCGATGATGTCAGCGATCTGGTCAGTGCGCAGCGCATGGCCGCATGGGGCGATGTTGCGCGCCGTATTGCCCATGAAATCAAGAACCCGCTGACCCCCATCCAGTTGTCGGCAGAACGGATCGACCGGAAGTTTTCGCGCAAGCTGGACACGGAAGATGCCGAAAGCCTGACGCAGCTGACATCGGTAATTGTACGCCAGACCAATGATTTGCGCCGCATTGTTGATGAATTTTCGCGCTTCGCACGCATGCCGGAACCTGACCGCCGCGCACATGATCTTGTGGCGATATTGCGGGACTGCATTGTTTTGCAGGAAAGTGGCCAGCCTGATGTGCGATTCATAAGCGACCTGCCAGACACGCCTTTGGTGCTGGATGTTGACGACACGATGATGGCGCAGGCGCTGACGAACCTGATAAAGAACGCAGGCGAGGCGACAGAGGCCAGACGCGACGCCGAAGGTGCAGCCGCCTATGTGCCCGAAATCCGCATTTCGCTTGCCGTCCATGATGCCGGTTTGAAAATCACGATTTGCGACAACGGGATCGGCTTGCCGGAAGACCGCGCGCGGCTGTTTGAACCCTATGTGACAACGCGCACTGAAGGGACCGGCCTTGGCCTGTCCATCGTGCGCAAGATCATCGAAGAGCATGGCGGCACATTGCGACTGGAGGATGCACCCGTCTTTGATGGATGCGACCATCGCGGGGCAATGGCTGTTATAAACCTGCCACTATTAACTGCGGCAGAACAAAACCTTACCACTAATGAAACACATAACGGGGAAGTTGGGGCATGA
- a CDS encoding sigma-54 dependent transcriptional regulator: protein MSDILIVDDERDIRELISDILKDEGYSTRLAANSDQAMAEVNANAPALMILDIWLKDSKMDGIDILMKVKRSNPDIPIVIISGHGNVEIAVAAIKQGAYDFIEKPFNIDKLMVVINRAMEASRLRRENQDLRRRDTHSSELIGESHAFRNLCAQLEKVTFSNARIMFTGPAGSGKEAAARFVHENSDRASGPFVCVSSAAVEPERMEEVLFGRESGDRGVEPGLLEQAHGGVVFFDEVADMPVGTQSKILRVLVDQQFTRVGGADKVRVDMRVMSATTHDLPALIREGQFRQELLDRLSVVPVRVPGLEERREDIPLLATYFIDLLHKSQGLPRRSLEDAAQAHLQTMRWPGNIRQLRNVIERALILGDASAPIGLGDLQNDSRAPSADIDDTAKVILSGALTALPLRDARELFEREYLLSQIHRFGGNISRTANFVGMERSALHRKLKSLGVSTAKTPG, encoded by the coding sequence ATGAGTGACATCCTGATTGTCGATGACGAACGCGACATCCGCGAATTGATATCGGACATTCTGAAGGATGAAGGATATTCAACGCGACTTGCAGCGAATTCCGATCAGGCCATGGCAGAGGTGAACGCAAATGCGCCTGCACTGATGATTCTGGATATCTGGCTGAAGGACAGCAAGATGGACGGGATCGACATTTTGATGAAGGTCAAGCGGTCCAATCCCGATATTCCCATCGTCATCATTTCCGGCCACGGCAATGTCGAGATTGCGGTAGCGGCCATCAAGCAGGGCGCTTATGACTTTATTGAAAAGCCCTTCAATATCGACAAGCTGATGGTGGTGATAAACCGCGCCATGGAAGCGTCGCGCCTGCGGCGGGAAAATCAGGACCTGCGCCGCCGCGATACCCATTCATCCGAACTGATTGGCGAAAGCCACGCGTTTCGCAACCTGTGTGCGCAGCTGGAAAAGGTGACATTTTCCAACGCGCGCATCATGTTCACCGGGCCTGCGGGCAGTGGCAAGGAAGCGGCGGCACGCTTTGTGCATGAAAATTCGGACCGCGCGTCTGGCCCGTTTGTGTGCGTGTCATCTGCTGCGGTGGAACCCGAACGCATGGAAGAAGTGCTGTTCGGGCGCGAAAGCGGCGATCGTGGCGTGGAACCCGGTCTGCTGGAGCAGGCGCATGGGGGGGTCGTGTTCTTTGACGAAGTGGCCGATATGCCGGTCGGCACGCAATCCAAGATTCTGCGTGTTCTGGTTGATCAGCAATTCACCCGTGTGGGTGGTGCGGACAAGGTGCGCGTGGACATGCGCGTGATGAGTGCGACAACCCATGACCTGCCCGCGCTGATCCGCGAAGGGCAGTTCCGGCAGGAACTTCTGGACCGGCTAAGTGTAGTGCCCGTTCGCGTTCCCGGACTTGAAGAACGCCGAGAGGATATTCCCCTTCTGGCCACATATTTCATTGATTTGTTGCATAAATCCCAAGGGTTGCCACGGCGCAGTCTTGAAGATGCGGCGCAGGCGCATTTGCAGACCATGCGTTGGCCCGGCAATATCCGGCAGTTGCGCAATGTGATTGAACGCGCGCTGATCCTTGGGGATGCATCCGCGCCAATCGGCCTTGGGGATCTGCAAAATGACAGCCGCGCGCCCTCGGCTGATATTGACGATACGGCAAAGGTCATCTTGTCGGGTGCATTGACGGCCCTGCCATTGCGCGATGCGCGTGAACTCTTTGAACGCGAATACCTGCTGTCGCAGATTCACCGCTTTGGTGGAAATATCAGCAGGACCGCGAATTTTGTCGGCATGGAACGGTCGGCTTTGCACCGCAAGCTGAAATCACTGGGCGTCAGCACAGCCAAGACCCCAGGCTAG
- a CDS encoding bifunctional 2-C-methyl-D-erythritol 4-phosphate cytidylyltransferase/2-C-methyl-D-erythritol 2,4-cyclodiphosphate synthase: MTHSIAAIIVAAGRGTRAGSGTPKQWRRLANRPVLAHTLDALRDGGLTRLVLVLHPDDFACAQDLDLSGVQIVAGGTTRIQSVRAALDALAPDPPDKVLIHDGARPFAAAAVINGVLAALETAPAAAPALPVSDALWQGADGVVCGAVPRDGLYRAQTPQGFNFTAIHSAHRAHTGPADDDVEIARLAGHDVVITQGCEDNFKLTYPADFDRADAILRKKTGLHEGSGQAMDIRLGNGFDVHRFGAGNGCWLCGVLVPHDRALQGHSDADVGMHALSDAIYGALGEGDIGQHFPPSDPQWKGAASHIFLRHAVELARRRGFRISNCDVTLICEYPKIGPHAQAMRHALADITGIDVARISVKATTSEKLGFTGREEGIAALATACLIAQ; the protein is encoded by the coding sequence ATGACGCATAGCATCGCTGCAATCATTGTCGCCGCCGGGCGCGGAACCCGCGCAGGCAGTGGCACGCCCAAACAATGGCGCAGATTGGCCAACCGTCCGGTTCTGGCGCATACGCTGGACGCGCTGCGCGACGGCGGGCTGACGCGGCTGGTTCTGGTGCTGCACCCTGACGATTTCGCGTGCGCGCAAGATCTGGACCTAAGCGGCGTGCAGATCGTGGCGGGTGGTACGACGCGCATTCAATCGGTTCGCGCCGCACTGGATGCACTGGCACCGGACCCGCCCGACAAAGTGTTGATTCATGACGGGGCGCGCCCGTTCGCCGCCGCCGCAGTCATCAACGGCGTTCTTGCAGCCCTTGAAACCGCACCAGCGGCCGCACCTGCACTGCCTGTCAGTGATGCGTTGTGGCAGGGTGCGGATGGGGTTGTCTGTGGGGCTGTGCCCCGCGACGGGCTTTACCGCGCGCAAACGCCACAGGGGTTTAATTTTACGGCCATCCATTCGGCGCATCGCGCACATACCGGCCCCGCCGATGATGACGTGGAAATTGCGCGTCTGGCGGGACATGATGTTGTCATAACACAAGGTTGCGAAGATAATTTCAAGCTGACATATCCTGCTGATTTTGACCGTGCGGATGCTATCCTACGGAAAAAGACGGGTTTGCATGAAGGGAGTGGGCAGGCGATGGATATCAGGCTGGGAAACGGATTTGATGTGCACCGCTTCGGGGCGGGAAACGGCTGCTGGCTGTGCGGCGTGCTGGTCCCCCATGATCGCGCATTGCAAGGCCATTCGGATGCCGATGTTGGTATGCATGCGCTGAGCGATGCCATCTATGGTGCGCTTGGCGAAGGCGATATCGGCCAGCACTTCCCCCCCAGCGACCCGCAATGGAAGGGCGCGGCCAGTCACATTTTCCTGCGCCATGCGGTGGAACTGGCGCGCAGGCGTGGCTTTCGCATCAGCAATTGCGATGTGACACTGATTTGCGAATACCCCAAGATTGGCCCGCATGCACAAGCCATGCGCCACGCGCTTGCAGACATCACGGGCATTGACGTGGCGCGCATCAGCGTGAAGGCCACCACATCGGAAAAACTGGGCTTCACCGGCCGCGAAGAAGGCATTGCAGCGCTTGCAACCGCATGCCTGATTGCACAGTGA
- the dusB gene encoding tRNA dihydrouridine synthase DusB, protein MTATNTALDRITLTGADRRVTITPPVLLAPLAGITDLPFRRVVAQFGAGLVVSEMVASQEMVQAKPSMRARARSELGLGEARTAVQIAGRDPHWMAQAARMVADGGAEVIDINMGCPAKKVVGGMSGSALMREPDHALRLIDAVVGAVSIPVTLKTRLGWDDDCLNAAHLVQRAAASGVRMVTIHGRTRCQFYKGQANWRAIGDVVRATHIPVIANGDILCADTARAALSQSGAAGVMVGRGTQGRPWVLAQIAADLFGQPHPDVPTGSALVDLVAAHYEDMLSFYGTALGMKVARKHLGWYAQYAQGCAQLRRHMQTSHEPAQVLRLLPDALSPVADMGVADMGQAA, encoded by the coding sequence ATGACGGCAACCAACACAGCACTGGACAGGATCACGTTGACGGGCGCTGACAGGCGCGTGACTATCACGCCCCCGGTGTTGCTGGCCCCCTTGGCGGGGATCACCGATCTGCCATTCCGTCGCGTGGTGGCGCAGTTCGGGGCGGGGTTGGTGGTGTCGGAAATGGTGGCCAGTCAGGAAATGGTGCAGGCCAAGCCATCGATGCGCGCCCGCGCCCGCAGCGAATTGGGTCTGGGCGAGGCGCGCACCGCCGTGCAGATTGCAGGGCGCGACCCGCATTGGATGGCGCAGGCCGCCCGCATGGTCGCGGATGGCGGGGCCGAGGTGATCGACATCAATATGGGCTGTCCCGCCAAGAAGGTTGTGGGCGGCATGTCAGGCTCGGCCCTGATGCGCGAACCTGATCACGCCCTGCGCCTGATTGATGCAGTGGTGGGCGCTGTGTCCATTCCGGTCACGCTGAAAACCCGTCTGGGCTGGGATGATGATTGCCTGAACGCCGCGCATCTGGTGCAGCGTGCTGCGGCGTCGGGTGTGCGGATGGTCACCATTCACGGCCGCACCCGCTGCCAGTTCTACAAAGGGCAGGCCAACTGGCGCGCGATTGGTGATGTGGTGCGCGCCACGCATATTCCGGTTATCGCCAATGGCGATATTTTGTGCGCTGACACCGCGCGCGCGGCCCTGTCGCAATCGGGCGCGGCGGGGGTGATGGTCGGGCGCGGGACGCAGGGGCGGCCATGGGTTCTGGCGCAGATTGCGGCAGATCTGTTCGGACAGCCGCACCCTGATGTGCCGACAGGGTCTGCACTGGTTGATCTGGTGGCTGCGCATTATGAAGACATGCTGTCGTTTTACGGCACCGCGCTGGGCATGAAGGTCGCGCGCAAACATCTGGGGTGGTATGCACAATATGCGCAAGGGTGCGCGCAGCTGCGCCGGCACATGCAGACATCGCATGAACCCGCACAGGTTTTGCGGCTTTTGCCCGACGCTCTTTCTCCGGTGGCTGATATGGGAGTGGCTGATATGGGGCAGGCCGCATGA